The DNA region AAGTCCGATCCCATCAGATCGGCGGCCTGGTACTTGACTGGCAGATCGGGCAGGTCCACGAGGCCGTTCGGGCACAGGATGGCCAGGCGTTCCATGAGGTTCGCGAGTTCGCGCACATTGCCGGGCCAGGGATAGCGCACGAGCGACGCATGACAGCGCGGGGTCAGACGGATGCGGCCTCGGCCCTCGTATTCGCCACGCGCGATCAGCTCTTCGATGAGCAGGGGCAGATCCTCGGTCCGTTCGCGCAGGGGCGGCATCTCGATGGGGAAGACATTCATGCGATAGTAGAGGTCCTCGCGGAACGCCCCCCGGGCGATGGCCTCTTCCAGGTTGACGTGGGTCGCGGCGACGATGCGCACATCGGCCGTGAGGCTCTTGTTGCTGCCCACGCGCTCGAAGGTGCGGTCCTGGAGGACACGGTTGAGCTTAACCTGCATCGTGAGGCTCATATCCCCGATCTCGTCCAGGAAGAGCGTGCCGCCTTCGGCCAGCTCGAAGCGCCCCTGGCGCGTCGTAATGGCGCCGGTGAAGGCGCCCTTTTCGTGCCCGAATAACTCGGACTCTAGGAGCTCCGAGGGGATGGCCCCGCAGTTGACCGGAACGAACGGGCGGTTGCGGCGCTTGGAATGATAGTGGACGTGTCGCGCCACCACCTCTTTTCCGGTCCCGGACTCGCCGGTGATGAGGACATTGGCGTCGGTGCCGGCCACCATGGCGATCATCTTGGTGATGCGCTTGATAGCAGGGCTGGTCCCGACCAGGCTGCGAAACAGCTCGACCGGTCTGGTGCCGTTGCCCTGGCGCGATGGTCGGTGCCGCTCGATCTTGCCGAGGGCCGCCATCAGGTCGTCGTGGCGCAAGGGCAGCCACACGGTGGCGACGCCGGCCTCGCTCGGCGGGCGCGGCGTCCTGGGGTCGAGGATCAGCAGCACCGCGATGTTCGGGTGCTGTGCTTGAAGCTGTTTCACGAGCTCCTTCCGAACGGCCGGCAGGCCGACATCACCCAGAAGGACGAGGTCGCAAGCCGGCATCTCCGCCAGCGCCTCCTGAAACTGGGCCGCTTCGCAGCTCGCGATCCCCTGGAACTCGACGAACTCGAGAATGGCCCCGACGCGCTGTCGGCTTCCCGCATCGTTGTCGACGACCAAGGCGTGGTGGTGGTACACGGGCGCTTGCATCGCTCCTCTCAGCGGCTAGTTAAACACCTGCGGGGTCGGATGTCAAAAATATGGCGGCGGATGCGCCTCTGGATCCCCCCTTTTCGCCAGGGGAGTACTAGGGGACATGAGCCGGTCGGCACCCCACGGGCAACTTGGTTTACAATACCTGCGAGCGAGGGAACGCTATGAACCATGCGCAGCGGGGGCGAGCAGGGCCGTCGCCCGTCCATCGCCCACCACCGGACGCTTCCCAACGATGACGCCGACCCTACCGCCGACTGCGATCCCGGCGACCTTGATCGATGGGGATGGTATCGGGCCGGAGATCGTTACGGCCGCCCTCGAGGTCCTGGAGGCCGCCGGCGGCCGCTTTGAATGGGACGTGCAGCTCGCTGGCATGGAGGGCCTGGCCAAGACCGGCGATCCGTTGCCGGAGGCCACCATCGAGAGCATCCGGCGCACCCGCCTGGCGCTCAAAGGCCCCCTGACGACCCCCGTCGGTGGCGGGTATCGTTCCGTCAACGTATCGTTGCGCAAGACTTTCACGCTGTTCGCCAATGTGCGACCGGGCAGGAGCCTGTTCCGCGGCGGACGCTACGAGGACGTCGATCTGGTCCTGGTGCGGGAGAATACCGAGGGGCTTTACGTCGGCGTCGAGCACTTCATCCCCATCGACGACGACCCCAGGGCCGTGGCGGAGGCCTCCGGTATCATCACCCGCTCGGGTTGCAGGCGCATCGCGCGCTTCGCCTTCGAATACGCCTTGAGGCATGGGCGCAAGAAGGTCACCGTGATTCACAAGGCCAATATCCTCAAGAAGCTCACCGGCTTGTTTCTCGAGACGGCGCTCGATATCGGGCGCGAATACCAGGGCCGGCTGCAGATCGAAGAGCGCATCGTGGACAACTGCGCCATGCAGCTCGTCATGAACCCGCAACAGTTCGACGTGATCCTGACCACCAATATGTTCGGAGACATCCTCTCCGACGAGATCGCCGGGCTGGTCGGGGGTCTCGGCACCACCCCGGGCGCGAACATCGGTGCGAACGCCGCGATCTTCGAGGCCGTGCACGGCTCGGCCTCCGACATCGCCGGACAGGGCATCGCCAACCCCACGGCTGTGATCATGGCGGGGGCGATGATGCTCGACTACATCGGGCTCATCGGGCCGGCCGAGCGGGTGCGGCGCGCGGTATCTCTCACGCTCGACGAAGACCGGATCAGGACCCGCGATCTCGGCGGTAGGGCCACGACCGCCGAGTTCACGCGCGCGGTGGTGAAACGGGTCCAGGCCGAGGCATGAGCGCCGAGCCATGAAAACTTCGTCTTCCTTCGGGGGGGCAGGCCCGGACGCGGACGGCCTGTGGATGGTGACGACGGTCGCACGGTTTTTCGTGGGGATGGGCCCGCTGCGCAGCCTGCTCGCGATCGCAACGGTGTCCCTGGTCGCGCTCGCCCCGTTCGCGCTCTTGGACCCGAGCGGCGTGATACAGGGTGCGGTCGCGCCGGCCCTGGCCACCTTGGTCGCCTTCGTCTTGCCGCTCGACATGAGCATGAGCCGGGTCTTCATGTCGGGGGCGGAAGCGCCCGAGGTCGCGCGGTATGCACGCATCATCCGCTGCGAGGCGTGGCTCCTCGTGCTGCTCGTTTCGGTCTGGGTGCCGACCCTCTGGGCGCGGTTGGGTTCGGGGTGAGCCGAGGGGCCTCGGCAGTGGTGCAGACTGCGCTTGGCCCGCGGAGGGCCGGTTCCGATCAGACCGGATCGTACGCTCCCCCCACGCTCGACGGCGTGCCAGGGCCGGGTCGTTCGGAAACCGAACGCCGGGTACGATGAGCGACCCAAACGCCGAGACCTTCGATCTGCGCGTGATGACCTACAACATCCACAAGGGCTTCAGCACCGGCAATACCCGATTCGTCCTGCACTCGATGCGCAAAGCGATGGTCCAGACCGAGGTGGACCTGATTTTTCTACAGGAGATCCAGGGCGAGCACGCCTACCGCGAGCGTTTCATCGACGACTGGCCCGACATCCCTCAGCTCCAGTTCCTGGCCGGGGGGATCTGGCCCCACCAGGCCTACGGCAAGAACGCCATCTACGACGCCGGTCACCACGGCAATGCCATTCTGAGCAAGCACCCCATCGTGTCCTGGGAGAACATCAACGTCTCGGGCAATCGGCTCGCGAGCCGCAGCGTGTTGCACGGCGTGATCGAGCCCCCCAAGGCCCAGGGGCCGGTGCATGTCATCTGCGTTCATTTCGGGCTCCGCGCGGTCGAGCAGCGGCGGCAACTCGGGGTCCTATGCGAGCGCATCCGCTCGCGCGTGCCGAACGATGCGCCCCTCATCATCGCCGGCGATTTCAACGACTGGACCGGCCAGACGGGTCGCCAGGTGCACGATGATTTCGGACTGTCGGATGTGTTCGTGACCCTCACACGGCGCCCGGCCAGGACCTACCCGGTATGGCTCCCGCTCCTGCCGGTCGACCGCATCTTCTACCGCGGGGCCCGGCCTACGGCCTGCCGGTGCTTGAGCGGGGATCCATGGCGCAGGCTCTCGGACCATGCGGCCCTGTATGCGGCGTTCGCTCTCGACACGGGCGTGTCCGCGGGTGAACGCCCCGTCGAGGGCGCTGAGACGGTTCGAACCCGGCAGAGACGCCGGGTGCGCTGATCATGCGCTCGGCGATGCAGATGAGTTACAAGCTGGCCCGCCGTTTGGTCATCGGGTCTTTCGGGCTCACCGTGCTGTTGGTCGGGGTCGCCATGATCGTGTTGCCCGGCCCCGCGTTCATCGTGATCCCGGTGGGCCTCGGGATCCTCGGGATCGAGTTCGCCTGGGCGCGGCGGTGGTTGAAAACGCTGAAGGATCGGACCGCGGGGGCAGTCGAGGGGTTCTTGGGGTCGTCCCGCCGGCGCGACCCCGGAGGGCAGTAGGTTTTTTCACAACTTCTGGGGCGTGCGCCATGGCTTTATTGAACGGCATCGCGAACCTGCCCAATCTCCTGAGCTGTTTCCGTTTCATCGCGGCGCCCTTGCTCCTGGGCCTCGCCTGGCACGGCTATCCGCGGGCCTATGTCGCCGTCTTGCTGCTGTCGTTCGCGAGCGATGCCCTCGATGGATTCCTGGCGCGCTGGTTTCACCAGGAGTCCGAGCTCGGGTCGATGCTGGACACCGCGGCCGATGTGGTCATTTATATCACCATCCCCATCTCGGCGTGGTGGTTGTGGCCCGAGCTCTTGCGCCAGGAGGCCCCGTTCGTCACGCTGGTGATCGCGAGTTACTCCGTGCCGGCGCTCTTCGGGCTCCTGAAGTTCGGGTCGCTCACGAGCTACCACACCTGGGCCGTGAAGCTCGCCGCCGCGGCCGCCGGGGGCGCGGCGCTCGTCATGTTCGCGGGGGGGCCGACCTGGCCCTTCCGGCTGGCGACGCCCCTCTGTGTGCTCGCCGCGCTCGAGCAGATCGCCATCACCCTGGTCTTGCCGGAATCCTGGTCGGATGTCCGCTCGCTATGGCACGTGCTGCGGCAGCTCGGCTCGGCGCGCTGATCGTGGTCTTGCTCTCCATTTAGCACGTGAGTATCCATTGCGGTCGGTGATAGCGGTGAGACCCAAGAAATACAGGCTCTGGATAATGTCGTGGGCCTTCGCCTTCGCATTCGCCGGGGAGCCCGTGCTGGGCGTCCCCGAGTCGCTGGCGACCTTTGCGGGGGGCTGTTTCTGGTGCATGGAGGAGGCATTCGAAAAGATCCCCGGCGTGGTATCGGTCACCTCGGGCTATACCGGCGGCGAGCCGGTCAGCCCCACCTACCAGGACGTCTCGGACGGGGGCACCGGGCATGCCGAGGCGATCGAGGTCCGCTATGACCCCTCGCGGGTGAATTACGGGCAACTCTTGGAGGTCTTCTGGCACAACATCGATCCGCTGACCCCGAACGCCCAGTTCTGCGACCACGGCAACCAGTATCGCTCTGCGATCTTCTACCACCACGACGAGGAGAAACGGCTCGCCGACGCATCCAAACTGGGCTTCTCCCAATCAGGGCGTTTCCAAGCGCCGATCGTGACGGAGATCGTGGCGGCGGGGGCCTTCTACCCGGCCGAGGAATACCACCAGGATTACTACCGGAAAAACCCAGTTCGCTACGAGTTCTATAAATACAGCTGCGGCCGCGCCAAGCGGCTAGAGGAGCTCTGGGGCAGCCCCTAGCGGGGCCGATGGCCATTCCTTCCCCGCCGTCGCCCAAGACCCCACGGAAATCATACGCTGCACCTCGTCGTTCCGAAACCCGAGCGCCATCGGACGCTTCACCCCCGGGAGCGCCACCACGTCGTAGAGCTCCGTGACCACACCGCTCAAGCGCACCCAGTGCGGCGTGTCCCCCGTCCGTAGATCGATCACGAGGGCCCCCGTGCGTGCCTCGGCCCCTTTAGCCGCGAGCGCCGCCTCGAGCCCAAGCCCCTGGAAGGTGCGATTCTCGCGCGCACGGGACAGCCCCACCACGGCATAGTCCCCATGAAACGCCAACCCGCGCGCATAGCCGGCGCAGAAAGCAACGGGCTCGAAGAGCCCGCGCTCGAGGTCCACATAACCGAATTGCCCGCGGCCCGAATCGAGCAGCCAGAGCTTTTCTCGGTAGAGCCGCGGGGAGTGGGGCATGGAGAGTCCTTCGAGGACCACCTCGTTTTTTGGCACATCGATGACCAATCCGCCGCCCGCCCGATGCTCGCGCCAGCCATCGGCGACGTCGCTCCGGCCGACCGCGGTGACATAACGGGGCACGCCCGCCTCCATCGCGAGCCCGTTCAGATGGCAGCGGTCCTCGGCGGCGAGCTTCGAGATAAAAGGCGGTTTCCAAAGGGGGACAAAACTATGCCGCTCACTCGCCGTCGCTAAACAACCGAACAGGGTATTGACGAAGACCGGGCGCCCCTCGGGATCCACCCCGATATCGTGGATATCCAGATCCCCGGTCGTCCATCCCACTCGCGGCACATAGAGTCGGTCGTAACCTTGATAGGTCTCGCCGGGGCCGAGGCTGTTTTCGAAGCGCCAGAGCTGGAAGAGGGTGCTCAAATAGAGCGTCTGCCCATCGCCCCAAAGCCCCATGCAGCGGCTCAAGGTGCGGTTGAAGACGGAAAGCCTGCCATCCCGATTGAGACCCAGGAAAAAGAGCTTGCCCGCTTGATAGGTGGTGAAGCAGAGGCTCAACCGCGCTTCGGCGAGCCAGCCCGTGAAGTGGCGGGAGCAGAAGACCTCGAAGATCGGCTCCGTGGCGGGGGGTGGCGATGCGCCCTCGGGCCGCGAGCTCATGACAAAGCTCCGGGTAAGCGGGCGAGGCCGTCACGTGTCGGCATCATCACGCTCCGTCCTATGCCACTCGGTAACATTAAGGCGCCAGGCATCGAATTGACCTCCTCGAAGCGGGATAGGGGCGCTTCGCAACTTGGGATCATTCCAAATTCCGACCGCCCCTGCCAGCCGTCCTCGCTGCCCGCTCCCGCCGACGTTCGCTTCACAAACACTCAGAGTTTGTGAAAAAATCGTCGCGAGCGAAGGGAGGTCGTGTTCCGCCGGAGCGCAGGAACCGGAGTGTATATTGAAATACATGAGGATTCCGAGCACCGCCGGAACACGAGATCCCGAGCGCAGCAGATTTTTTTCACAAGCTCTCAGGGCTTACGGCACGCCACGCGTTTGTTCGCAGCTCGTGGCCGTATCGGTTCCGCGGCCGCCGTTGCATTTATCGCTGGAACCGGGGCCGCCGTCCATGGCGTCGTCGCCGCGCTGCCCGAACAGCCGGTCGTTGTCCGTGCCTCCCTTCAAGACATCGTTGCCACCCCCGCCGAACAGTTGGTCCTTGCCTTGGTCGCCGAATAGCCGATCGTCACCCTTGCCGCCACAGATGACGTCATTACCCCCACGACCCCGGATGATGTCGTTCCCGCCGCGTCCATGGATGACGTCGTTGCCCGAAGTGCCGACGAGCGTGTCGTTGCCAAAGGTCCCGACGATGGTCGCCGGC from Pseudomonadota bacterium includes:
- a CDS encoding isocitrate/isopropylmalate family dehydrogenase; this translates as MTPTLPPTAIPATLIDGDGIGPEIVTAALEVLEAAGGRFEWDVQLAGMEGLAKTGDPLPEATIESIRRTRLALKGPLTTPVGGGYRSVNVSLRKTFTLFANVRPGRSLFRGGRYEDVDLVLVRENTEGLYVGVEHFIPIDDDPRAVAEASGIITRSGCRRIARFAFEYALRHGRKKVTVIHKANILKKLTGLFLETALDIGREYQGRLQIEERIVDNCAMQLVMNPQQFDVILTTNMFGDILSDEIAGLVGGLGTTPGANIGANAAIFEAVHGSASDIAGQGIANPTAVIMAGAMMLDYIGLIGPAERVRRAVSLTLDEDRIRTRDLGGRATTAEFTRAVVKRVQAEA
- a CDS encoding endonuclease/exonuclease/phosphatase family protein, which gives rise to MSDPNAETFDLRVMTYNIHKGFSTGNTRFVLHSMRKAMVQTEVDLIFLQEIQGEHAYRERFIDDWPDIPQLQFLAGGIWPHQAYGKNAIYDAGHHGNAILSKHPIVSWENINVSGNRLASRSVLHGVIEPPKAQGPVHVICVHFGLRAVEQRRQLGVLCERIRSRVPNDAPLIIAGDFNDWTGQTGRQVHDDFGLSDVFVTLTRRPARTYPVWLPLLPVDRIFYRGARPTACRCLSGDPWRRLSDHAALYAAFALDTGVSAGERPVEGAETVRTRQRRRVR
- a CDS encoding PGPGW domain-containing protein codes for the protein MRSAMQMSYKLARRLVIGSFGLTVLLVGVAMIVLPGPAFIVIPVGLGILGIEFAWARRWLKTLKDRTAGAVEGFLGSSRRRDPGGQ
- a CDS encoding CDP-alcohol phosphatidyltransferase family protein: MALLNGIANLPNLLSCFRFIAAPLLLGLAWHGYPRAYVAVLLLSFASDALDGFLARWFHQESELGSMLDTAADVVIYITIPISAWWLWPELLRQEAPFVTLVIASYSVPALFGLLKFGSLTSYHTWAVKLAAAAAGGAALVMFAGGPTWPFRLATPLCVLAALEQIAITLVLPESWSDVRSLWHVLRQLGSAR
- the msrA gene encoding peptide-methionine (S)-S-oxide reductase MsrA → MSWAFAFAFAGEPVLGVPESLATFAGGCFWCMEEAFEKIPGVVSVTSGYTGGEPVSPTYQDVSDGGTGHAEAIEVRYDPSRVNYGQLLEVFWHNIDPLTPNAQFCDHGNQYRSAIFYHHDEEKRLADASKLGFSQSGRFQAPIVTEIVAAGAFYPAEEYHQDYYRKNPVRYEFYKYSCGRAKRLEELWGSP
- a CDS encoding TIGR03032 family protein; this encodes MSSRPEGASPPPATEPIFEVFCSRHFTGWLAEARLSLCFTTYQAGKLFFLGLNRDGRLSVFNRTLSRCMGLWGDGQTLYLSTLFQLWRFENSLGPGETYQGYDRLYVPRVGWTTGDLDIHDIGVDPEGRPVFVNTLFGCLATASERHSFVPLWKPPFISKLAAEDRCHLNGLAMEAGVPRYVTAVGRSDVADGWREHRAGGGLVIDVPKNEVVLEGLSMPHSPRLYREKLWLLDSGRGQFGYVDLERGLFEPVAFCAGYARGLAFHGDYAVVGLSRARENRTFQGLGLEAALAAKGAEARTGALVIDLRTGDTPHWVRLSGVVTELYDVVALPGVKRPMALGFRNDEVQRMISVGSWATAGKEWPSAPLGAAPELL